The DNA sequence AACAGCGGTCTTCTTAGCGGAGCTCGCTCCTAAATGGTTGGCTGATATTGTACGTCCTGCAGTCGAGCTGTTAGCCGGTATTCCTTCAGTTGTATACGGATTTTTTGGTCTCGTCATTATTGTTCCTGCAATCGAAGTCATCTTTAACATTCCAGCGGGTAACACCATTCTTGCGGGGATCATTGTATTGGCAATCATGATTTTGCCCACTGTAATCACCATCTCAGAAACCTCACTACGCGCGCTACCTCCGGTGTATAAAGAGAGTGCATTAGCGCTTGGCGCATCGCATATTTACAGTATTTTCAAAGTGCTTATACCTGCGGCACGCAGCGGTATATTCACAGGTGTAGCGCTCGGTGTTGCCCGCGCAATTGGCGAGACGATGGCCATTATTATGGTGATGGGTAACGCGCCAGCCATGCCAGGGTCGTTACTTGAGCCCGCAAGAACATTAACGGCCAATATCGCGATGGAGATGTCTTATGCCACAGGCATTCACTCCAGCGCCCTTTACTCAACAGGTATCGTGTTATTGGTGTTCATCGTTTTACTTAACGCTAGTTTGTTATATCTAAACCGTAAGAGGAGCGACTAATGCTTCAAGATAAGCGTATTTTTAATAGAGGCATACAAGACAAATTGCTGTTTGGCGCAATTTGGGCCGCGGCTGCCATCACGATTTTGTTCCTCCTGTGGGTTGTTTGGCACATTTTAAGTAATGGCTTGGCCTATGTTAGCTGGGAGTTCATCACTGGATCCTACACCCGTATTGGTGAAGCCTCAGGTATTTGGGCAATGATAGTATCAACCGTATATATGGTGGGTCTGTCACTCAGCATCGCCGCGCCTATCGGCATTATGACGGCCATATACCTAACCGAATATGCAGCTCCGGGCAGTAAAGTGGTTAAAACCATTCGTTTCTGTACTGAATCACTTGCTGGGATCCCATCCATCGTTTATGGCTTATTTGGTATGACTTTCTTCGTCACAACCTTAGGGCTGGGCTTCTCTATTCTTTCAGGCTCCTTAACACTGGCTATGTTGATATTACCTGTGATTATCCGAACCACAGAAGAAGCACTACTCGCGGTACCTATGAGCTACCGTGAAGGCGGTTATGCCCTTGGCAGCTCAAAAATCTACACTATCTGGCGCCTTATTCTCCCCAGTGCTCTACCCGGTATTGTCACCGCAGTGATCTTAAGCACAGGTCGAGTCATCGGTGAGTCTGCTCCGGTATTTTTAACGGCGGGAATGGTAACGCAAATACCCGAATCGGTTCTTGATTCGGGCCGTACCTTAACTGTTCACCTCTATAAGCTCACGCAAGAACTCTTTACCCAACATGAGTGGGATCAGGCTTATGCCACCGCAACAGTGCTGATTGTATTAGTGCTGCTGCTCAATATGACCACCAAATTCATTGCTACACGTCTAAGCAAATCTTAAAAGGCTATCCCTATGAATAAGCTAGAAGTGAACAACTTAAACCTATTTTACGGCGATAACCATGCGCTAAAAAATATCTCAATGGCAATACCATCACGCCAAGTGACCGCACTTATTGGTCCCTCTGGCTGCGGAAAATCAACACTGCTTCGTACTCTCAATCGCATGAATGACTTGGTCGCAGGCGTGAAGATTGACGGTGATGTGATGTTTGAGGGAAACAATATCTATAAAGATGTTGATGTAAAACAGCTTAGAATGCGCGTGGGTATGGTTTTTCAAAAGCCTAACCCATTTCCAATGAGCATTTTTGAGAATGTCGCTTTTGGACTAAAAGCCCAAGGTGTCAGAGATAAACGAGTTTTAGCTGAAGCAGTAGAGGAATCGCTTCGTAGCGCGGCCCTTTGGGATGAAGTCAAAGACAGGCTCGACTCACCAGGCCAAGGCTTATCTGGAGGTCAGCAACAAAGACTGTGTATTGCCCGTGCCATAGCAATGAAGCCAGAAGTGATCTTGATGGATGAACCCACCAGCGCCCTTGACCCTATTGCAACTCATAAAATTGAAGAGTTAATGGATGAACTGCGTAAAAAATTCACCATAGTGATAGTGACCCATTCTATGAACCAAGCAAAACGCATCTCAGATAAAACCGCTTTCTTCTGGATGGGTGAGTTGGTCGAACACGGTGAAACAAGCCAGATATTTAATCATCCGCTAGACAAACGTACTCAGGGTTATGTCAGCGGAGAGTTTGGTTAAGCTCGTATCTTAAATTTAGACGCCCATTTTCTTACGTGGGCGCACCAATTCTTCGCTTTATCCCCACTGAACAGATTATTTATCATTAGATAAGGATCTACTTAACGTACTAAAAAGCTAACACTTGATAAATTAAACCATTATTGTAAATTCTGTCATTCCGCTTGTGACCAACGTCAGCAAGCACTTCTTTTCAGCCAAAAGTTGATATCGACAGAGTCAACACAGTGTTTTTAGGGTGTATATGCAGGTCGAAATCTATAACAATAAATCACTTTGTTCAGAAACCAAGCACCTTTCTCAAGCATTACTTATCTTACTCTCTAAAGGGCTACCTCTAGATCAACTCCCGCAAGTAAAGGAGTCTATATTGGCAGGCAACGAGTTCGAATTTAAGAACTCTTATATTATTCGCCTATATAAGAAGCCCCTTAAACCGTAAAAATGAGTACAAAAGGTAATCTACAAAAACACATCCCCCTCTAACGGATTAACTTTTGCCGAGTGACTTGTTTAAATTTTGTTAATAAGTTAGCTTCGAGTTATGGGTTAATCATATACAGGGGTTAGAACTTATATGGAAAGAATCAGAGAAGCTCAAGAACACTTAAAAAGTGAGTTCGAAATCTATAATAATGCGGCAGCTAAAAAGCTCCCTCCTCTCGATATTGATTGCCCGGAAAAACTCGAAACCATGCTTGAGTTTGTCACTCGACGAGAGTCATTAAAACAAGCTAAAAAACTCAGCTCGCCACCCGCAGGAAAACTCAAAGCAGCAATCGCTGATACCTTGTTACTGCTGGATAATTTCGATATAAAAATAGCAAAAGAGAAAGGAGCTGCTGAGAAGTAGTTCAAAGCGTTTTTATCTGCATTAAAAAAGCCTCCTAAATTTAGGAGGCTTTTTTTGTTTATGAGTATTTAATCGGGCTTACTCTACGGTGACGGACTTAGCCAAGTTACGCGGCTGGTCAACGTCAGTCCCTTTGATCAATGCCACATGATATGACAATAACTGCAAAGGAATAGTGTAGATAAGCGGTGCCATAAACTCATCACAATGAGGCACAGGGATCACCTTCATAGTATCGTCTGACTCAAACTCAGCGTCTTTATCGGCAAAGACATACATTAAACCGCCACGAGCACGGACCTCTTCAACGTTAGACTTTAGCTTTTCAAGTAGCTCGTTGTTAGGTGCAACGACGATAACGGGCATATCAGCATCAATCAGCGCAAGAGGACCATGTTTAAGTTCACCCGATGCATACGCTTCAGCGTGAATATAAGAGATCTCTTTCAGCTTTAGCGCACCTTCCATCGCAATCGGGTATTGATCGCCGCGACCTAAGAATAGTGCATGGTGCTTATCTGCAAAATCTTCAGCCAGTTCCGCAATCGCATCATCTAAACTTAATGCTTGTTCGACTTTAGCCGGCATCGATTGCAAGCTTTGCGTAATATTAGCTTCCATCTCTGCTGACATACCATTATGGCGGCCAATCACGGTGGTTAGCATTAACAATCCTGCGAGCTGCACCGTAAACGCTTTAGTGGATGCAACACCAATTTCAACGCCCGCTTTCATCATGTAAGCCATATCGGACTCACGTACTAACGATGAACCGGCTGCATTACAGATAGTCAGTGTGGCTTTGTAGCCCATCTCTTTGGCTAAACGCATTGCCGCTAATGTGTCAGCGGTTTCACCAGACTGTGAAATAGTCACTAATAAACTATTCGGGAACAAATGCGATTTACGGTAACGGAATTCAGAAGCAATTTCGACGTTACAAGAAACGCCCGCCCAATCTTCTAACCAATAACGCGCCGCCATACCCGCATGGTAGCTGGTACCACAGGCGATGATCTGTACGTGCTTAATATCTTTTAAGAATTCAGCGGCATTTTCACCAAATGCTGAATCTAGAACTTTACCACCTGCAATGCGGCCTTCAAGCGTATGGGCAATTGCTGTTGGCTGCTCATAGATCTCTTTTAGCATGTAATGACGATATTCACCTTTATCACCCGCATCATGGGTAACTTCAGACTCTTTCATTTCACGCTCAACGGCGTTGCCATCAACATCAAAGATATTAACTTCACGACGAGTCACCTCAGCAACATCACCCTCTTCAAGGAACGCAAACGAGCGAGTAACAGGCAGTAACGCTAGCTGATCAGAAGCGACAAAGTTTTCGCCTAAGCCATAACCAATAACCAATGGGCTGCCACTGCGTGCCACAACCATGCGCTGGCTGTCACGGCGGTCGATAACCACTGTACCGTAAGCGCCTTCTAACTGTTTAACTGTTACTTGAACCGCAGCAAGTAAAGTGTCATGAGTTTTAAGTTCATGATGAACCAAGTGACAAATAACTTCGGTGTCGGTGTCAGATGCAAAGGTATAACCTAAGCCTTTAAGCATGACGCGCAGTTTATTGTGATTTTCGATAATACCGTTATGGACCACGGCAATATCACCTTCTGACTCATGTGGATGCGCATTACGTTCACTCGGCTCACCATGAGTAGCCCAGCGCGTATGAGCAATACCAGTACCGCCAGTCAACGGCTGCTCTTCAAGTGCTGATGATAATTCCTGCACTTTACCTACTCGACGAGTACGGCTTAATTCACCATTATGAAGTACAGCAACACCTGCTGAGTCATAACCGCGGTATTCAAGTCGTCTTAATCCTTCAACTAGAATTTCTGCAACATCCCTTTGCGCTACTGCGCCAACTATTCCACACATTTTGATTACCTAGACTCTCTAACGAAGAGTTAATTTGAGATTAAAAACTAAAAATTGAATTTAAAAATGGATAACCTCAGTTACCCCACATACGGCGCAAGAATGACTCGCACCCCATGCTTTGAAATACTCTCAACCGCCTCAGTAGGTAGCTTGTCATCAGATACAAGCACACTAATATTGCTCCAAGGCAGTTCTAAATTTGGGATACGTCGACCCAGTTTTTCAGATTCGAGCATCACGATCACTTCGCGTGAGACTTCAGCCATCACCTTACTCAGGCCGGTTAACTCATTGAAAGTGGTTGTGCCACGTTCAAGGTCAATACCATCGGCTCCAATGAACAGTTGGTCAAAATTATAGGAGCGTAAAACCTGTTCCGCTATTTGGCCTTGAAATGATTCCGAATGCGGATCCCAAGTCCCGCCAGTCATTAATAGCGTAGGCTCATTCTCGAGATCATGTATCGCATTGGCCAGAGTGAGAGAGTTAGTCATGACTAACAATCCACGCTTAGCATTTAACTGCGCAATTAAGCCTGAAGTTGTACTGCCGCTATCGATGATAATGCGGTTATGATCTCTTATCAGTTCAGCTGCAACCCTAGCGATAGATAGCTTATTCGGTGCGATTTTGGCACTAAATTGCTGAGTCACTTCATCAGGTACGGCTACCGCGCCGCCATAACGCCGAAGCAAGAGGCCTGTCTTTTCTAACGTGCCGAGATCTTTACGAATGGTGACTTCAGAAGTTTCAAAACGTAAGGATAACT is a window from the Shewanella sp. Choline-02u-19 genome containing:
- the pstC gene encoding phosphate ABC transporter permease subunit PstC, whose protein sequence is MSTASKARAQGLQLAPAKKHDWKELFFHLLFLASAMIGVVSVATIGWFVFQEGLPAFKEAGIFNLVFGREWLPPALYGIFPMIVSTLISTTGAVIIGVPIAILTAVFLAELAPKWLADIVRPAVELLAGIPSVVYGFFGLVIIVPAIEVIFNIPAGNTILAGIIVLAIMILPTVITISETSLRALPPVYKESALALGASHIYSIFKVLIPAARSGIFTGVALGVARAIGETMAIIMVMGNAPAMPGSLLEPARTLTANIAMEMSYATGIHSSALYSTGIVLLVFIVLLNASLLYLNRKRSD
- the pstA gene encoding phosphate ABC transporter permease PstA, which produces MLQDKRIFNRGIQDKLLFGAIWAAAAITILFLLWVVWHILSNGLAYVSWEFITGSYTRIGEASGIWAMIVSTVYMVGLSLSIAAPIGIMTAIYLTEYAAPGSKVVKTIRFCTESLAGIPSIVYGLFGMTFFVTTLGLGFSILSGSLTLAMLILPVIIRTTEEALLAVPMSYREGGYALGSSKIYTIWRLILPSALPGIVTAVILSTGRVIGESAPVFLTAGMVTQIPESVLDSGRTLTVHLYKLTQELFTQHEWDQAYATATVLIVLVLLLNMTTKFIATRLSKS
- the pstB gene encoding phosphate ABC transporter ATP-binding protein PstB, whose amino-acid sequence is MNKLEVNNLNLFYGDNHALKNISMAIPSRQVTALIGPSGCGKSTLLRTLNRMNDLVAGVKIDGDVMFEGNNIYKDVDVKQLRMRVGMVFQKPNPFPMSIFENVAFGLKAQGVRDKRVLAEAVEESLRSAALWDEVKDRLDSPGQGLSGGQQQRLCIARAIAMKPEVILMDEPTSALDPIATHKIEELMDELRKKFTIVIVTHSMNQAKRISDKTAFFWMGELVEHGETSQIFNHPLDKRTQGYVSGEFG
- the glmS gene encoding glutamine--fructose-6-phosphate transaminase (isomerizing) → MCGIVGAVAQRDVAEILVEGLRRLEYRGYDSAGVAVLHNGELSRTRRVGKVQELSSALEEQPLTGGTGIAHTRWATHGEPSERNAHPHESEGDIAVVHNGIIENHNKLRVMLKGLGYTFASDTDTEVICHLVHHELKTHDTLLAAVQVTVKQLEGAYGTVVIDRRDSQRMVVARSGSPLVIGYGLGENFVASDQLALLPVTRSFAFLEEGDVAEVTRREVNIFDVDGNAVEREMKESEVTHDAGDKGEYRHYMLKEIYEQPTAIAHTLEGRIAGGKVLDSAFGENAAEFLKDIKHVQIIACGTSYHAGMAARYWLEDWAGVSCNVEIASEFRYRKSHLFPNSLLVTISQSGETADTLAAMRLAKEMGYKATLTICNAAGSSLVRESDMAYMMKAGVEIGVASTKAFTVQLAGLLMLTTVIGRHNGMSAEMEANITQSLQSMPAKVEQALSLDDAIAELAEDFADKHHALFLGRGDQYPIAMEGALKLKEISYIHAEAYASGELKHGPLALIDADMPVIVVAPNNELLEKLKSNVEEVRARGGLMYVFADKDAEFESDDTMKVIPVPHCDEFMAPLIYTIPLQLLSYHVALIKGTDVDQPRNLAKSVTVE
- a CDS encoding DeoR/GlpR family DNA-binding transcription regulator; this encodes MNKRNTQQRRHSIISLLNEQGEVSVEELSLRFETSEVTIRKDLGTLEKTGLLLRRYGGAVAVPDEVTQQFSAKIAPNKLSIARVAAELIRDHNRIIIDSGSTTSGLIAQLNAKRGLLVMTNSLTLANAIHDLENEPTLLMTGGTWDPHSESFQGQIAEQVLRSYNFDQLFIGADGIDLERGTTTFNELTGLSKVMAEVSREVIVMLESEKLGRRIPNLELPWSNISVLVSDDKLPTEAVESISKHGVRVILAPYVG